In a genomic window of Thermosynechococcus sp. CL-1:
- a CDS encoding 4a-hydroxytetrahydrobiopterin dehydratase: MAERLSAADIEAQLANLAGWKLAGDRLEQTFVFKDFLGSIAFVNRLVDPAEQAGHHPDLSISWNRVTVCLTTHDAGGITQKDIDLAKVISDLAAA; the protein is encoded by the coding sequence ATGGCAGAGCGACTCTCCGCAGCCGATATTGAGGCACAACTAGCAAACCTAGCGGGCTGGAAATTGGCGGGCGATCGCCTTGAGCAAACGTTTGTTTTCAAGGATTTTCTGGGCTCCATTGCCTTTGTCAATCGTCTGGTGGATCCCGCTGAGCAGGCCGGGCATCACCCTGATTTATCCATCTCTTGGAATCGGGTCACGGTCTGCCTCACCACCCATGATGCCGGCGGCATTACCCAAAAGGACATTGATCTGGCCAAGGTGATCTCCGATCTGGCCGCGGCATAA
- the purB gene encoding adenylosuccinate lyase, with translation MIERYTLAPMGNLWTDAYKFKTWLDVEIAVCEAQAELGHIPADAVAEIKAKAKFDPQRVLEIEAEVKHDVIAFLTNVNENVGDAGRYIHLGLTSSDVLDTGLALQLVASLSLIQEQLEQLIQAVRHRAQEHRYTVMVGRSHGIHAEPITFGFKLAGWLAELLRHRDRLCQLQRTVAVGKISGAVGTYANVDPRVEAIACQKLGLQPDTASTQVISRDRHADYAQTLALLGASLERFAVEIRNLQRTDVLEVEEFFSKGQKGSSAMPHKRNPIRSERLTGLARVLRGNALAALENVALWHERDISHSAVERVILPDSSILSHFMLVEMTDLVQTLQIYPENMRRNMNCYGGVIFSQRVLLALVEKGLSREAAYALVQKHAHAAWNQPNGDFAANLKGDPEIQRYLTPEELEACFNPEHHLKHLEEIYQRLGI, from the coding sequence ATGATCGAACGCTATACCCTTGCCCCAATGGGGAACCTCTGGACGGATGCCTACAAATTCAAAACATGGCTCGATGTTGAGATTGCGGTCTGCGAAGCCCAAGCCGAACTGGGACATATTCCTGCTGACGCCGTCGCTGAAATCAAAGCCAAGGCCAAGTTTGACCCCCAACGGGTGCTGGAAATTGAGGCAGAGGTAAAGCACGATGTCATTGCCTTCCTCACCAATGTCAACGAAAATGTTGGCGATGCCGGACGCTATATTCACCTTGGCTTGACCAGTTCCGATGTCCTCGACACCGGTTTAGCCCTGCAATTGGTGGCCAGTCTCAGCCTGATCCAAGAGCAGTTGGAGCAGCTCATTCAGGCAGTGCGCCACCGTGCCCAAGAACATCGCTATACGGTGATGGTGGGACGCAGCCATGGGATTCACGCCGAGCCAATTACGTTTGGTTTTAAGCTAGCTGGCTGGTTGGCGGAATTGCTGCGCCATCGCGATCGCCTGTGCCAATTGCAGCGCACCGTGGCCGTAGGCAAAATTTCGGGGGCAGTGGGCACCTATGCCAATGTGGATCCGCGTGTAGAGGCGATCGCCTGCCAAAAACTCGGTCTCCAACCCGATACCGCTTCAACACAGGTGATTTCCCGCGATCGCCATGCCGACTATGCCCAAACCCTTGCCCTCTTGGGAGCCAGTCTCGAGCGCTTTGCTGTTGAGATTCGCAATCTGCAGCGCACCGATGTCCTTGAAGTCGAGGAATTCTTCTCAAAGGGACAAAAAGGCTCCTCTGCTATGCCCCATAAACGCAATCCCATTCGTTCCGAACGACTGACCGGTCTAGCGCGGGTGCTGCGGGGGAATGCCTTGGCTGCCCTTGAAAATGTTGCCCTCTGGCATGAGCGGGATATTTCCCACAGTGCGGTGGAACGGGTGATTTTGCCCGATAGCTCAATTCTCAGCCACTTTATGCTGGTGGAAATGACTGACTTGGTGCAGACGCTACAGATCTACCCCGAAAATATGCGCCGCAATATGAACTGCTACGGCGGTGTCATCTTTAGTCAGCGGGTGCTTTTGGCGCTGGTGGAGAAGGGGCTGAGTCGCGAAGCCGCCTATGCCTTGGTGCAAAAACACGCCCATGCTGCTTGGAATCAACCCAATGGCGATTTTGCAGCCAACCTCAAAGGGGATCCAGAGATTCAGCGCTACCTGACACCAGAGGAACTCGAGGCCTGCTTTAACCCTGAACATCACCTCAAGCACCTCGAGGAAATTTACCAGCGGTTGGGAATTTAG
- a CDS encoding acetolactate synthase large subunit yields MNTAELLVKCLENEGVEYIFGLPGEENLDVLQALRRSPIQFITTRHEQGAAFMADVYGRLTGKAGVCLSTLGPGATNLMTGVADANLDGAPLVAITGQVGTDRMHIESHQYLDLVAMFSPVTKWNAQIVRPSITPEIVRKAFKIAQNEKPGAVHIDVPENIAAMEAEGYPLKPSPPEKTYASFQSILKAAELINAAENPLILVGNGAIRAHAAAALTHFAEKLNIPVANTFMGKGVIPYQHSLALWTVGLQQRDYISCGFDHADLVIAVGYDLIEYSPKSWNPDGRLPIIHIAATHAEIDSSYIPVVEVVGDISDSLYEILKRADRQDKPTPYAVQLRQDIVADYCQYAQDEGFPVKPQKLIYDLRQVMGPEDIVISDVGAHKMWIARHYHCDRPNTCLISNGFAAMGIAVPGAIAAKLVYPQRHVVAVTGDGGFMMNCQELETALRIGTNFTTIIFNDGGYGLIEWKQQRYFGESAYVRFGNPDFVKLAASMGLKGYRIEATADFIPTLKTALAQDVPTIIDVPVDYSENLRFNQRLGELSCDT; encoded by the coding sequence ATGAATACCGCCGAATTACTCGTGAAATGTCTTGAAAATGAAGGCGTAGAATACATTTTTGGTCTGCCGGGGGAAGAAAATCTTGATGTCCTGCAAGCGCTGCGTCGCTCCCCCATTCAATTTATCACCACCCGCCATGAACAAGGGGCGGCCTTTATGGCCGATGTCTATGGTCGTCTCACCGGTAAAGCGGGGGTGTGTCTCTCTACCCTTGGCCCCGGTGCCACGAACTTAATGACGGGGGTTGCCGATGCCAACCTCGATGGCGCTCCTCTTGTGGCCATTACAGGGCAGGTAGGCACCGATCGCATGCACATCGAGTCCCACCAATATCTGGACTTGGTGGCCATGTTTAGCCCGGTAACCAAATGGAATGCCCAGATTGTCCGCCCCAGCATTACGCCAGAAATTGTCCGCAAGGCCTTTAAGATTGCCCAGAATGAAAAGCCAGGGGCGGTTCACATTGATGTGCCCGAAAACATCGCCGCCATGGAAGCTGAGGGCTATCCCCTCAAGCCTAGCCCGCCCGAAAAAACCTATGCCTCGTTCCAGAGCATTCTCAAGGCCGCTGAACTGATCAATGCTGCTGAGAACCCCCTGATCTTAGTGGGGAATGGCGCTATTCGTGCCCACGCTGCCGCTGCCCTCACCCATTTTGCCGAAAAGCTGAATATCCCCGTGGCCAATACCTTTATGGGTAAAGGGGTCATTCCCTATCAGCACTCCCTTGCCCTGTGGACGGTGGGACTCCAGCAGCGGGATTACATTAGCTGCGGCTTTGATCATGCTGACTTAGTGATTGCCGTTGGCTATGACTTGATTGAGTATTCCCCGAAAAGCTGGAACCCCGATGGCCGCTTGCCCATTATCCATATTGCGGCCACCCATGCAGAAATTGACAGCAGCTACATCCCTGTTGTTGAGGTCGTGGGGGATATTTCTGACTCCCTCTATGAAATTCTCAAGCGAGCCGATCGCCAAGATAAACCCACCCCCTATGCCGTCCAACTGCGCCAAGACATTGTGGCAGACTATTGCCAATATGCCCAAGATGAGGGTTTTCCTGTCAAGCCGCAAAAGCTTATCTATGACCTGCGTCAAGTCATGGGGCCAGAGGATATCGTCATTTCTGATGTGGGTGCCCACAAGATGTGGATTGCCCGTCACTACCATTGCGATCGCCCCAATACGTGCTTGATTTCCAATGGCTTTGCCGCAATGGGGATTGCGGTACCGGGAGCAATAGCGGCGAAATTGGTCTATCCGCAGCGGCATGTGGTGGCAGTTACCGGCGATGGCGGCTTCATGATGAATTGCCAAGAACTGGAAACCGCCCTGCGCATAGGAACCAACTTTACAACCATCATCTTTAATGACGGCGGCTATGGCCTGATTGAGTGGAAGCAGCAGCGTTACTTTGGCGAATCCGCCTATGTCCGCTTTGGCAACCCCGACTTTGTTAAATTGGCCGCAAGCATGGGACTCAAGGGGTATCGCATTGAAGCCACCGCTGACTTTATCCCAACCTTAAAAACCGCCTTGGCACAGGATGTCCCCACCATCATTGATGTCCCTGTGGACTACAGTGAGAATCTGCGTTTTAATCAACGCCTTGGGGAGCTAAGCTGCGACACTTAG
- a CDS encoding FAD-dependent oxidoreductase, which produces MRQTLRTEVLVVGGGTGGVAAALTAARMGAQTVLVSETPWLGGMLTSAGVAAPDGNELMAWQTGLWGEFLRAIAQRQPGGLDHAWVSFFTFEPKVAADLFAEWVKATPNLTWLVGEVPQAVLRQGDRILGVELTTLTLHAQITIDATELGDLLALGEIPHRWGWEWQADTEEPSAPSAPTALTQTYSVQAPTWIVVLQDYGEGATAPEIPPSPLWDEHKFNGAWAGYDPLHFLNYGRLPGNRFMLNWPQQGNDYGVGLERLIGSAQERQAFCQEARWHAQDFARYVQQQLGRRYGLAEDTFPQFPRQLGGGAYALHPYYRESRRLMGVTTIHEQDILPSAPPPVDAQGHYTGIAIGNYPNDHHYPGMELPLMPKSIRWGGRWTGTPFVIAYTSLIPQRVEGFLVAEKNISVTHIANGATRLQPLVMGIGQGAGWLAATAIRQGKSLHQLVGTLDLKPLIQECRQAIFPFFNLPPQHPEWEAWQLQTLNTFDPTIPLPPEVAIAQPTPMIVSAGMQTVSGEFVKLGEQAYQLRTDQWSWPLVTLHPTVNEQLQTYQSGQRITVTGFMNPYAPWMRVACVA; this is translated from the coding sequence GTGAGGCAAACCCTGCGCACCGAGGTACTCGTTGTGGGTGGTGGCACAGGGGGGGTAGCTGCTGCCTTAACGGCGGCTCGCATGGGAGCACAAACGGTGCTGGTCAGTGAAACCCCTTGGCTAGGGGGCATGCTCACGAGTGCTGGGGTGGCTGCGCCCGATGGCAATGAACTCATGGCGTGGCAAACCGGGCTGTGGGGCGAGTTTCTGCGGGCGATCGCCCAGCGACAGCCGGGGGGGTTAGATCATGCTTGGGTGAGTTTCTTTACCTTTGAGCCAAAGGTCGCCGCTGATCTTTTTGCCGAGTGGGTCAAGGCAACCCCCAACCTGACGTGGCTTGTTGGTGAAGTTCCCCAAGCGGTTTTGCGCCAAGGCGATCGCATCCTCGGGGTGGAATTGACCACCCTCACCCTCCATGCCCAAATCACCATTGACGCCACAGAACTCGGCGATCTCCTTGCCTTGGGGGAAATTCCTCATCGCTGGGGCTGGGAGTGGCAGGCAGACACCGAAGAACCCTCCGCACCGTCAGCCCCCACAGCCTTGACTCAAACCTATTCCGTTCAAGCCCCCACATGGATTGTGGTTCTACAGGACTATGGTGAGGGTGCCACTGCCCCAGAAATTCCCCCTTCCCCCCTTTGGGATGAGCACAAGTTTAACGGTGCTTGGGCAGGCTATGACCCGCTGCACTTTCTCAACTATGGCCGCCTGCCGGGAAACCGCTTTATGCTCAACTGGCCGCAGCAGGGGAATGACTATGGCGTGGGTCTGGAACGGCTGATTGGCTCTGCCCAAGAGCGACAGGCCTTTTGCCAAGAGGCGCGCTGGCACGCCCAAGATTTTGCCCGTTATGTGCAGCAACAGTTGGGTCGCCGCTATGGTTTAGCGGAGGATACCTTTCCCCAATTCCCCAGACAGCTAGGGGGGGGAGCCTATGCCCTCCATCCCTATTACCGCGAAAGTCGTCGCCTGATGGGTGTCACCACAATTCACGAGCAGGATATTCTCCCCAGTGCGCCACCGCCCGTTGATGCCCAAGGTCACTACACTGGCATTGCCATCGGCAACTATCCGAACGATCACCACTATCCGGGGATGGAACTCCCCCTGATGCCTAAGTCCATCCGTTGGGGCGGTCGTTGGACGGGAACGCCCTTCGTGATTGCCTATACGTCGTTGATTCCCCAGAGGGTAGAGGGCTTTCTAGTGGCAGAGAAAAATATCTCGGTGACCCATATTGCCAATGGTGCCACCCGCTTGCAACCGCTGGTGATGGGCATTGGGCAGGGGGCAGGGTGGTTAGCCGCCACAGCCATTCGCCAAGGGAAATCGCTGCATCAACTGGTGGGCACCCTTGATCTGAAGCCCCTGATTCAGGAGTGCCGACAGGCAATCTTTCCCTTCTTTAACCTGCCGCCGCAACATCCCGAATGGGAAGCTTGGCAACTCCAGACATTAAACACCTTTGATCCCACAATCCCCCTACCCCCAGAAGTGGCGATCGCCCAACCGACACCCATGATCGTGAGCGCCGGCATGCAAACGGTTAGCGGCGAATTTGTGAAACTAGGGGAACAGGCGTATCAACTCCGCACGGATCAGTGGTCTTGGCCTTTGGTGACACTCCACCCCACCGTCAACGAGCAACTGCAAACCTATCAAAGTGGGCAGCGAATCACAGTAACGGGGTTTATGAACCCCTATGCCCCTTGGATGCGGGTGGCGTGCGTGGCCTAA
- the rpsN gene encoding 30S ribosomal protein S14: protein MAKKSMIEREKKRQRLVAKYASKRQELKAQLASAETQEEIMSIHRQLQRLPRNSAPSRLRNRCWLTGRPRGYYRDFGLCRNALREMAHQGLLPGVVKSSW from the coding sequence ATGGCCAAAAAAAGCATGATCGAACGGGAAAAAAAGCGGCAACGGCTTGTTGCTAAATACGCCAGCAAACGCCAAGAACTCAAGGCTCAACTGGCCAGCGCCGAAACCCAAGAAGAGATCATGAGCATCCATCGTCAACTGCAACGGTTGCCCCGCAATAGTGCCCCTTCGCGGCTGCGGAATCGCTGCTGGTTGACGGGTCGTCCTCGTGGTTACTATCGCGATTTTGGCCTCTGCCGCAATGCCCTGCGGGAAATGGCCCACCAAGGGCTACTGCCGGGGGTCGTCAAGTCCAGTTGGTAA
- the lepB gene encoding signal peptidase I: MADGKLPPTNASTPESMRAKAEKTTEPWWLEMAKTLGLAALLAFGIRTFVAEARYIPTGSMEETLLINDRLIIEKISYYFHAPHRGDIIVFNPTPALQQAGFRDAFIKRVVGLPGDRVELRQGRVYINNQPLPEPYLAPSTLTSVDTCAGIQPYLAQPQVIPANSYLVLGDNRNNSFDGRCWGVVPRNYIIGRAAIRFWPPDRWGLITDPKEPQQ; encoded by the coding sequence ATGGCCGATGGCAAACTGCCACCCACAAATGCTTCTACCCCTGAATCCATGAGAGCCAAGGCCGAAAAGACGACAGAACCCTGGTGGCTGGAGATGGCCAAAACCTTGGGTCTGGCTGCTCTCTTGGCCTTTGGTATTCGTACCTTTGTGGCAGAAGCGCGCTATATTCCCACCGGCTCGATGGAAGAAACCCTGCTGATTAACGATCGCCTGATTATTGAAAAGATCAGCTACTATTTCCATGCTCCCCATCGCGGCGACATTATTGTTTTCAATCCAACTCCGGCCTTGCAACAGGCAGGCTTTCGTGATGCCTTTATCAAGCGGGTGGTGGGCTTGCCTGGGGATCGCGTGGAACTCCGCCAAGGGCGCGTCTATATCAACAATCAACCCCTACCCGAACCCTATCTAGCTCCCTCGACATTGACCTCCGTCGATACCTGTGCCGGTATTCAGCCCTATCTGGCTCAACCGCAGGTGATTCCTGCCAACAGTTACTTGGTCTTGGGGGATAACCGCAATAACAGCTTTGATGGCCGCTGCTGGGGCGTGGTACCGCGCAATTACATTATTGGTCGTGCGGCGATTCGCTTTTGGCCCCCCGATCGTTGGGGGTTGATTACCGATCCCAAGGAACCGCAACAGTGA
- the cysS gene encoding cysteine--tRNA ligase produces the protein MPLHLYNTLSRRLEPFSPLHPERVTIYACGVTVYDYCHLGHARSYVAWDVLRRYLMFLGYHVHYVQNFTDIDDKILRRAHENGETMATVSDRYIAAYHEDMAALNILPATAYPRATEVIPEIIHLIQGLLDRGYAYVAGGDVYYAVAQFPSYGKLSGRQLEQLMAGASGRIEEEEEQRKRHPLDFALWKAAKREEMAVYEPWEAPWGKGRPGWHIECSAMVRQAFGATVDIHCGGMDLIFPHHENEIAQSEAVTQQPLARFWLHNGFVTVNAAKMSKSLGNFTTIRDLLAQGVHPMALRLLVLQAQYRKPLDFTPEALTAAAKGWQTLQEALQLNRQLSLPVIDPEAVKAHPSTQAFCQAMDEDLNTAAALAVIFELAKTLNREQHRYLHGGDWGRSPAEVSRDWHTLVALAQVLGLEAKEAPKPSPTMGLTDEEIQNLIAARTAARQAKNYAESDRLRDLLLAQGVKLVDQKDGTTHWFRVPAGSTP, from the coding sequence GTGCCCTTACATCTGTACAACACACTGTCTCGCCGCCTTGAACCCTTCTCGCCCCTGCACCCAGAGCGGGTGACGATTTATGCCTGCGGGGTTACGGTGTATGACTACTGCCACTTGGGGCATGCCCGTTCCTACGTGGCTTGGGATGTGCTGCGCCGCTATCTGATGTTTTTGGGCTACCACGTCCACTATGTGCAAAATTTTACCGATATTGATGACAAGATTTTGCGCCGTGCCCATGAGAACGGCGAGACAATGGCCACAGTGAGCGATCGCTACATTGCCGCCTACCACGAGGACATGGCGGCCTTGAATATCCTACCTGCCACTGCTTATCCCCGCGCGACAGAGGTGATTCCAGAAATTATTCACCTCATCCAAGGGCTACTGGATCGCGGCTATGCCTATGTGGCCGGCGGGGATGTTTACTATGCCGTGGCACAATTTCCCAGCTATGGCAAGCTCTCTGGGCGACAGCTTGAGCAACTCATGGCCGGTGCCAGTGGCCGCATTGAGGAAGAGGAGGAGCAGCGCAAACGCCATCCCCTTGATTTTGCCCTCTGGAAAGCCGCAAAGCGGGAGGAAATGGCTGTTTATGAGCCATGGGAAGCCCCCTGGGGAAAAGGGCGCCCCGGCTGGCATATTGAATGCTCGGCGATGGTGCGGCAGGCCTTTGGCGCAACGGTGGATATCCACTGCGGCGGTATGGATTTGATTTTTCCCCACCATGAGAACGAAATTGCCCAATCGGAGGCAGTGACCCAGCAGCCCCTAGCGCGATTTTGGCTCCACAACGGCTTTGTAACCGTAAACGCCGCAAAAATGTCCAAGTCCTTGGGCAACTTCACGACGATTCGTGACCTCTTGGCTCAGGGAGTACATCCTATGGCTCTACGCCTGTTGGTTCTACAAGCCCAGTACCGCAAACCCTTGGACTTCACGCCAGAGGCACTGACCGCCGCTGCCAAGGGCTGGCAAACCCTGCAGGAGGCGCTACAGCTCAATCGGCAGCTCTCCCTGCCCGTCATTGATCCAGAGGCGGTAAAAGCTCACCCCAGTACCCAAGCCTTCTGTCAGGCCATGGATGAGGACTTGAACACCGCAGCAGCTCTAGCGGTCATCTTTGAACTGGCCAAAACCTTGAATCGTGAGCAGCATCGCTATCTCCACGGGGGAGACTGGGGGCGATCGCCCGCTGAGGTGAGTCGCGATTGGCACACCTTGGTTGCCCTTGCTCAGGTCTTGGGTCTAGAGGCCAAAGAGGCGCCAAAACCTTCGCCAACGATGGGACTCACCGATGAGGAGATTCAAAACCTGATTGCCGCTCGCACCGCTGCCCGCCAAGCCAAGAACTATGCGGAGAGCGATCGCCTGCGGGATCTCCTTTTGGCTCAAGGGGTCAAACTCGTGGATCAAAAGGACGGCACCACCCATTGGTTTCGCGTGCCCGCTGGCTCAACCCCCTAA
- the pyrE gene encoding orotate phosphoribosyltransferase: protein MHDSLADLRQELLALLCRDAYRAGEFILSSGQKSHYYINCKPVTLSARGAYLVGRLFLAQLAPEAVAVAGLTLGADPLVVAVSVLSNVQGQDRAALIVRKEAKGHGTMSFIEGPPLPQGAVVTVLEDVITTGGSALKAVLRLQEAGYVVNEVLAIVDRQAGGEAAFAAQGIPLRSLFRISDLEAYLNAV from the coding sequence ATGCACGATTCCCTTGCTGACCTGCGTCAGGAACTCTTGGCGCTTCTGTGCCGCGATGCCTACCGTGCCGGCGAGTTTATCCTTTCCTCTGGCCAAAAAAGCCACTACTACATCAACTGCAAACCCGTGACCCTATCAGCGCGGGGCGCTTACCTTGTGGGGCGGCTCTTCTTGGCGCAGTTAGCCCCTGAAGCGGTGGCGGTGGCGGGTCTCACCCTTGGGGCAGATCCCTTGGTGGTGGCAGTGAGCGTGCTCTCCAATGTGCAGGGGCAGGATCGGGCAGCGCTGATTGTGCGCAAGGAAGCCAAAGGCCACGGCACGATGAGCTTTATTGAAGGTCCCCCCTTGCCCCAAGGGGCGGTGGTCACGGTGCTTGAGGATGTGATCACGACGGGGGGGTCTGCCCTCAAGGCGGTGCTGCGGCTCCAAGAGGCAGGCTATGTGGTCAATGAGGTTCTGGCCATTGTCGATCGCCAAGCGGGCGGGGAAGCTGCCTTTGCCGCTCAAGGAATACCCCTGCGATCGCTCTTTCGGATTAGCGACCTCGAAGCCTACCTCAATGCGGTCTAA